The Zeugodacus cucurbitae isolate PBARC_wt_2022May chromosome 4, idZeuCucr1.2, whole genome shotgun sequence genome includes the window GCGCCATAATATCTAAATATTGCACATGAGAACAGGGTGTATACCTCGACCTAAAATTATTCGGTACACTACCGAGTACATTATTTAAGGGGGGGTTAGGTTTGTTCGTCgtaaaaagaccttttttcatgaatttttttagaaaaaattattgctgtaggtttattttacttattattatatgaaagtacaacatttgaagggtacttaaaaaaagttttatcgaaaaatagcgaggaataacggatttatcgtcgatctctgcaggcacttcgaaaaaaagttgttgtgcggtgaccagcctacagcatcactggacatccgaaaccaaaaaatcaaaatgctttctttagtttattagtttatctttcaattgacgtcgagtttttttttttaatttttaaatttgtcaatttttggtaccattttcaagccaaaatgacgatttttgacgaaaaaatcgacctatttgttattgtaaaattgttattaattaaaatttttggaaaaactcgacgtcattcgagagctttatatatgtagaatatttgttcaaaatttttttctgtaggctggtcaccgactttaaaaatgacatatttgggaaaatcaattcaaagttttgtacactcagcgcagatagctggaggtaccgttattcaacctgctgtaacttcgttaatttttctccgaatgacctaaaacacaaactttaacacaatattcttgagatgttgatggttcagaaaaaaaattaaaagaaacaaaatttgtCAAACCTTAAATCCTCCCCCCCCCTTAAATGTTTCCCAATTCCTTGCAATATATTAGGGGTATTCAACCGAACCTGTTAATCTGGTAATTCATGTTAACTGTGAACATACTTTCAGTCATTCTCAGTATTTCTCAGTTGTGtggtgaattttgaaatttaaaacaaaaatgaaatcaacTTTTTAGGCAACGATGAAAAACagatagaaaattttaattttaaatgattaaaaattatGCGACATGACAAGTTAAAGAAAGCATTCTTATTTCGACTGTTTATTTTCCTACGAatcattataaaattttgcGCACATTTCTTCGTAATCagctcaaaaatcgtgttttttagttatgatactattcatgtaaattagcgatatgtacatacatacgtgctatttaatatgaatgaaatatatttgtatagacTATAACGTCATAATTCACAGACTCGGTTGTGTatgattgttattattaatacgaaacgaaatcattaattagcaataattttgtaaacttgttttatcaattaaaaaataaatgtgcataatattatttctttccaTCAGTAGGTTTGGAACTCGTCGGTGTCTTTtctttgcttgtttgttgttttatttgagGCAAATTTTCTGTTGACGTTCCCTGGACTGGGTCGGCTTTTGCTATGGGCGGCATATTTGTTGTGTCTGCTTTGACCACACTATTTGAAACTTTTGCCGGGAATAGTTCCTTCACTAGTTCAGGCAATTCACCAAATATTTCCGTTAGAAATTGTAAAATCTCTTTATTATGAGCGGTTTTGTTTCCCACACTGGGAGCCGCGAGTGCACATCTTCCATCATATTGTATACATCGGCtgttattaaaatacaaactttttagacgaattttaaaaaattaatttaaactaatattataaagaggaaagatttgtatgtacgtttgtaatgaataaactcaaaaactactgtgtcgatttataaaattctttcaacattggaaagctacattcacttgtgagtaacataggctatattaatTGCTAAAATATATTAGGCAtccttattaaaaattaactaacGTAATCTAAGGTGTGAAAAAAGTGCCCTAAAACGTCTTTCGTCGCATGCGCTGCGGAAACCATTCATGATAGAACAAATGTATGTtctacaatattaaataacatatcaatatctacaaaaaatatcgCTACAACATatatctaactattatagttatgTCATAATAAGTGTTTTTACATAACATTTGCCGCTATACCACCACCACTATAAAAGCTTCCTTATTATACCTTGGTATTAATtcttatcaaaataaatgacaTCTTATATAAGACTGCTTTAATTCCTGTATTATTCAATTTGgatattccattcaaaagatataatgagtttaaaaatttaacttatttgAAACTAGTCGCGTGGTCGCCACTCACGCCGATCGATTAGACGGCATCATAACGGGACAACTCGACAAGCGAAAGTTTATAGCATACCAAATTCTTTAAATGGACATTTGATATCTTGATATTTCTGTTGCTTCTGAAGCGCATTTTGTATTGaaccatttaaaaattttaaaaacatgaaaaaagtgtagtattattgttatttattcgaactgaatttttaatacagCAATCTCTTATCATTTTATATGATTATtacagatttcaataatttttccagAATGATCATTGatttaacttaaataaaaatatatacacggATGTACATATGATAccaatttgcattaaaaaataccTATAAACATTCGTTCGGAATTTGCACGAAAAGGACTTTCATTGGTTCAAAAGGTTAACGAATTGAAGGACAATTTAATTGTGGCAACCTTTATCACCGGCCCAGCAGCTGGTCAACTAGCTCATATACCGAGGATTCCGATGATCCCAAGTGATCTGCCAATCCTATTTAAACGGCTTAAATTCccagtgaaaacaaaaattaaactaaaaataataatacaaaaaaataatttcatgttcgaattatCTTCATTTTACCTTTTCTTAACGACTGTGTATGGATACGAAAATTGTAATACTTACAACACATGTATCTATCTATGTTCATTAATAagctaaaaaattattacttcaGACTTCTATATATGCCTTTGTTGAAGTTCTACACGTGTtgagtaaaatattaataaatgccCTCCGAGAACAGGATAACAGCTGCCCTTACATAGCTATCATTCGCAAATATAATTTATCAAGAACCGCAGTCCCCATTCAACAATGTCTATACTTACAAATTGGACTTTTTCGCCTTATTTCGGCTTCGTTTACACCTTACAATACTACTTAAACACTCTTCAACTAACATTCCAACCATTGTGTATCTAagtatcaaaattattttttttagctttaaGCCTTAGTTATGTAAATTTGTAGCTTCTCGGTTAACCATCTTTTATAACATCTCGGGCCGTCTGTTATACCaaaagaagttccactgtatctaATTTTTTACTACAGTTATCGCTGGCACAAACAGACGGACGAATGGACAtgtagacatccggatttcaactcatctcgatatatatacactatttgaactatatatttggtataaagtttactagaataacgaaaatcattataaatagtaaatgAGGATGCACAACAAAAGTATATTCAGGATTATGCGTTCACTTCATTTTGCTAAGACATCTTACATATTGATcgatatatacattataaaacCAATATAAGTTTCAaggtctttatgtttttatatcagAGCTCATTACTGTCCCAAAAATAtcccctctgaattacatttacatatattagagatttactgatattttcaataaagagTCAATTAGGCACTGGAATTCTAATTTTCCGTGCCTGGGACgttatatctaactcatttactTTTGTGTACTACAACAACCAttaggtgaacaaaattattatactctgtgcaagaTATAAACACagctttaattacaaaaatatatataaatgttgacCTTTCTgctatcattttatttttaattaatatttgtatgcatatagTTATATTATCTGAACGCCTATTAAAACCCTTATCATACATTGTGTcatatgtaatattttgtttatattaaaataaacttgGGAAGACTACCATATTCCGCAAAAAGTAAAATCTTTTTTAACCCTCGATTCACTTGATTCCAaccatattgaatattttttatttcattgctttgtttttctttagtcAACACTGAGTATCCCATGTCTTTGGTTAAACAATAAAGAGAGTCTACCTTGGTAGTCACAAATCATCTAATTATTGGGAAATAGACAAAATTATCATCATCATAGCACAGAATATGTTACAGAccgtcattaaaaatatatttcagaaaGAACATTTCCACCCAGATATCATTGCGTCTGAACAGCGATACCAAGAAAAACTGAAGTAGAACACTTAAAGGAATGTGAACAGGAAGAGACGTGATtgaaatattcagtatatacaGTATTAGAGAATGTATTTGACTATCACTTCAAAATATTGAATGTTAACGTTGAAACCAATGGTTTGAAATTATTCAAAGCGTGGAAAAGTTCATCATCTGCCAAAAGCTCTATTTTTTTCTCAACCTTTCaaacgatatacatatgtatgtacctttaCTGAAGCTAGTATATTGAAATGTTTCCATATCAAAAATTATCTATAGATTTTTATACTATTAAAATCCATAACGTAAAAATTGTGACAAATGGATTGATAGCAACTGaagaaatctatattttatattctcttAAAGTTCCTAGGTGGAACACAGGGCCTCCTACAATAGAgaagcaaataatattttagcatCAATAATGACGCAATTGGAAGTTTTCGTTGCAGAATTTAGTGGACCATATTCTTTTAATGGTggaagaaaaaatatcaaaacattgAGTATGTATGGACGTATAAcagctacaacaaaaaaattacacaaccAACTAACATATCCACATAAGCTCGATGACGAtgtattggcaatagaagtggctaaaaatatCATCCACTCGGGGCAGTCAAAAAATGGCGACGAACCACAACCACATTACGACatacaaattcaaaattcaagatCAACATTGAGAACGCAGTATTCTcacaaaatatgaataatttgcgaatcaaaacaaaaacacgagaaaagtaaaaataatagaaatatttctAGGGAATATGCTTTTGTTAAAGAGAACGATGGGTGGAAAAAAGGAAATAGTGCAAACATTTGATGTCGTATTcattaatgaaataaacaaatttaataagctCTCGGTTACTAATTTCGAACATAAGCAAGAGCGTTGGCCGAAACATTTTACTCACTCAGAAGTGCGCGATCTGTCTTTGAAAGAAGATCTTATTGTAAATGGCTGCGTCGCGAGCGAACCGAACAATACGCGTTTTAACCTCAAATCAGCTGTACTTTCCGTCTAAGAACCATACATTTCAAATGTAGGTACATCGGCGTCCATATCTAGCAAATATTTGTCGACTGAATCGGCTTGCTCGACTGTCACGAACAAATACCCTCATCTAACCACGGGGCAGTGCATGTTCATAATGgatgcaaatatttaataactgaCAACGTTTtcgtgaatatacatatatagtgacGTTTGTGATATCCTCTCAATAAAGAGTGCAGTACGAAAAGCACTGACTGAACCACaacatttcattaattattatttcgtcAGAGATGCGACTATGACCCTAACAAAAGTTGATGAACAAACAAAGGAATATAGTAATAGTGTGTTATATCAGTTGGATAGAAATTCAAACACATTtctcaatgaaatgaaattcgaaATGACTTGCAACAATAAGACGAATGGTATGACAGGATTGTTAGACGGTAAAAATAAGGATGGAAATGAGCTAAAATCGGCGGCCGTACCGATTGGCAGTAGTGTTTTATCGGCCGCGGTAGATATATCAAAGTTGGCTAATTTTGGCAAGACACGTCGGGAAAGTAGTTCGTTAAGCCATTCTCGGTCTTTGGTATATCTTGATACAAGTAGTTCAGTGTTACCATCTCGTACGTTGCTTCGGCGGCAGAGGCGTATACAATCCCAGGATGCAGACGACAAGCAGGAGGATTCAATTGAGAGGTTGAATCGCTTGCGAGCCCGAATATCGGGAGCATTAAGTGAAGTGAAGGGCGTATTAAAGCATTATAGCACCGATGATAGTGCTGAACCCGagcaatcaaaaattaaaactgacgaTGAATTAGAAAAATCCGAAACACAGCCGCCTGTAACcgcaatattaaatataacaaataatggTCCAGTGAGTTTTCgtttcgttaaaaaaataagacGGCGCAGCACCTTTAGTGAAGATGACGCCGGTGAAGTGGAAAAAGAAACAGAGAAAGGATTTCTAGAATATACGAATCATAATGAAACTGCTAGTTGTACAATTTCTGAAAAAGGTGAAGTAATAGAAATAGATGCCATAAGTGGTATCAAAGTTAATAACTCCACGGAACTTGCTTATTTGAAAACATCAGTTATTAATGAATATCCTATGgacaataagttaaaaaaaatatctacagAAGAAACTGAAAATCAGGAAAAGACTTTTGGAAAATCGAAATCCATTATTCGCCGAACTGAAATTGCCGCTGTTGAAAGTTCACTTAATGATCCACCCTTTCAGCAAACCAATTTAGAATCCTTTACACATGTAAATAATGTGAAACTATGTCCTTCCAAAAATATTGACGATGATatagatgaaaaatataaagGTCAAGTCGAATCTAGTCGTATTGGCATCAAGGTTAATAATACTGCGGAACCTGCTTATTTGAAAACATCGGTTATTAATGAATATCCTATGGACAATAAGTTAACAAAAATATCTGTAGAAGAAACTGAAAATCAGGAAAAGACTTTTGGAAAATCGAAATCCATTATTCGCCGAGCTTCAATTGCCGCTGTTGAAAGTTCACTTATTGATCCACCCTTTCAGCAAACCATTCCTATTGCAGTGAAGATAGAAAGGCGACCTTCTGATTCTGAAACGGTGATAAagagaaaatcaaaaacttCTGCCAACTTTGCATCAAATACAAAGGAAAAGGTCAAGGTCACCATAGTGAAACGCTTgcctgttaaaaataaaaccgATGCAATAGTGAGGAATGGAAAggctctaaaaaaaaaacagtacaaTAATAATGCTGAAGGAGCTTCTTCAAACACCACAGAAGAAACTTCTGCTGTGAAAGCGACATCTAATGTAGCTATGCCAAGCACCTCAGATACATTGTCAACGCAATTAGCGATAACAGTCGCAATAGATGATGCATCATTAAGAAGTGCCGAAAGGCCAGACGACATGAAAAGCGAGGCAATGCAGCCACTATCAATGACAACAAACAACTCGTGGTCGCCAACACATTCCGTCAATGGGGACGGTGTAATGGTGGCCGCGTTAGTAAATTCATTGCAGACTGTCGAAGCAAGTAGTCATACAAAACACGTAGAGACGCAACCGTCAAATGCTTTAATTAATAGTGAAAAAGTGATTAAACCCGTGATAGAAAAAGTGGAGAAGCACACCATAGTTGATATTCAAAGCGATATAAAGGCAACACCAACCCGCTGTTTAGATACTCAACCAGAGTTCAACCTTGAATCCAATTTACAGGTCGTCAATAATTTAAATCTCTTGGAATCCTCAGATAAATTTAAGAATACTGCACAATTAGTAGTTAAAAATAAGGACACAGATTACGTTTCCAGTTGTatcaaaaaaactcaaaatccaGAACGACAGATTACTCCAAACGCCACAAATCAGCTTTTATTGTCGCCACCTATCGATATCCGAATTAGCGATAAAATGCCAGAGTTGCAAGTAACTCCTACACCAGTAAAACCTCTGCATGTTTTTGCAGAAAACAAGGCTGATAAGATAAATAATCCAACAATGAACACAACAGTTAATCAAATTATAAGTAAAACTCCCGTAGATGAATCCCCTGAAATAACGAAATTAGATGATAGTTCATGCACAAAAATTGAAGAACCTGAAGAAGACGAAATAACTGAAAATCAGCTTTCAGGCGGCATTTCATTTGAGATTCCCCCAAGTgcaagtgaagaaaatattttaagtaacgAAATTTCGATTACAGCAGAAAATGCCATTGAGGCGCTTGTTGCTCCACTACAACTCAAAAAGAACCGAAAAGTTAAAAAGAAGGtaataataaaaagacagcacCGCAAATTGTCGGTAGGAGAGAATACATTCTTCAAAGATACCGATCAACCAGATTGTTTACCAGCTGCTTCTGAGACTCTAGAAAAAGCAATAGCCTACGTAACAGATGATGAAGACGACATCGTAGGTAATGATGTAAACCCCGCTATGCCCATAAAGTCTTGTATGAAGGCACGAGAATTTCAAGTAGGTGATTGGGTGATGTATGGAGAACGCTTTCGGAAGACTCAAATACGTTGGAAAAAAGGCCAAATTTCTGAGCGCATTACAAGCATTTCTTATAAAATCAATATTGACGACAAAGAAGTTTCGGCACATATTaactacataaaaaaatttactggtCGACGGGTGAATTTCGGTGGCAAAGAGTATCTGGAAATCGATTATGAACAGATAGCAGAAGAAGAGCGTAGGGCGCATACTTATAGTATTTGGAACATGGTTTAAAGGTCAGGAATCGGaagtaatttatacatataatcaAACTATTACATAATCGTTGAGAAAATAATATCGGTGTGAAcggatatgtatatacagtagacAAAATCTTGTACATATCATTGCAGAAGAGAAATAGTATCACCTCCCTTTTTTAACTTTGTATCTCTAACGCATTCATTTTACGTTAGTGCTTCTTGCCAAATcgttttgtaaatataattgtttttattttgcatacattttttgtaGAACATATTTTGTTTGTTCATTTGACATTATAATGATATTAGCCATCcattaatgtaaatatgtattagtcTTTACAAGTTATGGATATGCAGTGTACATATGATCgtacattaaaaattttattgtatgataaatgtagaataataaaaaaagaaatgtacatatatttatttcagttaaaaaaaaaaacagaaaataattcttgtaaatattaaaactagaatttatgtaaataaaataaataaaaaaacgttttgattatttgcttttgtatttttctgtcaagcatttttttacacacatatgcacactTGTAAGATCATTGCATTTTAAAATGTACTAGTAGTTATCATAATTCGGATCAATGCGATCTTCGAGAATGCTAAACATCATAAGCtgataaagttaaattttctgtaaCTCATGAAATCATTTGTGAAGACACGTGCAAAGTTGCGAatcaaaagagaaaaaaaattttgagatgaatgaaataaaatgaatatgtatttacacattttttatttagtatttatgtatttatttagtatttatgcaTGTGGTCATCATACCACTGACCATGGCCCCAAATCAGAACTATATTTGGCGGCCATTGTCTTGTGTGGCAGGCGTCGGATGCGAGCAGTAAAACGGCAAAATTGAACTAGCTGTGCAAACCGGCGCTAGTGGTCAAGTTCGAAATTACTTTTagactaaaaatatatactcacTCTTACAATGAGAGGCGCAAAACCTTGTAAATATAAAAGCGTACATGTATGTGCAGTTAAATATAtggataatattatatgtaaataacctTACAATTGTTTTGATTCACGACAgttcttattaatatttttgtttaataccaTCATAGACATATTCATACACatctttgatatacatatgtttagcaTAAGTAAGTAGCAGATGTATCTACAATAGAgagaatattagaaaatatttttgatgttaATCGGAGTTGGGGCCTAGTAGTATTGATAATTGGCTACTGAGCCAAAATCTCATATTTTCGAATAGtggtatatatatgaaaaagtaACAGAAAATAGAAAAGAATGTATGTACTTACTGATATTTTTCACGTGTTGAGCAGAAGCTATTTAGAaaggtaaatagaaaaacaaaacaatttatgaaaaacaaagCAAACCGAGAAGCAGAAAGTTCGTATATTTCCCCCACGCACGCGCTTATCTCAGCAACCacaaaatcatatatgtatgtatgctggaCCTTTAGGAATACGCCGAAAATAATTCACAAAGTGTTGTTGTAAGCAGGAAATTTTTTCTTTGCATTTGcgaaaattatgttttcttcatttctGCTAAGATGTAccaatatgtatagtatatgtatattgatgttCCCTCCCTCATGGCaagttttgcttttgtattaaaatttgtaatggCACAAATATTCCCACAATGCGcctaattattttgttttgttattgcgaGCACATATTTGagtaattaatacaaattttttaaagtaataaatagTTAGCTCTACATTTAACCTCCTTTGTGGATAAATACTACTGCTATGATAATCCGTATACCcaaggtacatatatatacatatatgtaaatatttgtgtttgtatatgtatatcaacacactgtacacatatttttatatacatacaactaaTGTATTTTTAGTAGTACGCATACTCTTGTATActaagtgtatatacatatgtacatatactataacTGTGAATATGAACACATTCtcttttcatatgtacatacatatacatatatattgttataAAACAAGTCTAAAGCATACCCTCGGGTCCTCTGTCGTTTACCTTTTCAAGAATGTTTTGTTGGATGAGGTACAAATATTTGGgaatcttttgaaaaaaaagaaataaatgatttacaaAAAGTGGTGCCAAGATTTGCGAAAGAAATTATGTGGTTCAAGTTATCGCCAACCACTGAAAATTGGCACTTTCGTGCATACAATACTGATAAGAGCATTTAGGAGCTAATTTAGGAGAAAGCTACAAAAAGAAGCCGACTCGAAGCAGATCATATATGTAAAACATGTGTCCATATACTTGGTGTCTTCCGCATACATTGTTTCTTTACTCCTATctactttatatttctat containing:
- the LOC105213020 gene encoding uncharacterized protein LOC105213020, which codes for MTLTKVDEQTKEYSNSVLYQLDRNSNTFLNEMKFEMTCNNKTNGMTGLLDGKNKDGNELKSAAVPIGSSVLSAAVDISKLANFGKTRRESSSLSHSRSLVYLDTSSSVLPSRTLLRRQRRIQSQDADDKQEDSIERLNRLRARISGALSEVKGVLKHYSTDDSAEPEQSKIKTDDELEKSETQPPVTAILNITNNGPVSFRFVKKIRRRSTFSEDDAGEVEKETEKGFLEYTNHNETASCTISEKGEVIEIDAISGIKVNNSTELAYLKTSVINEYPMDNKLKKISTEETENQEKTFGKSKSIIRRTEIAAVESSLNDPPFQQTNLESFTHVNNVKLCPSKNIDDDIDEKYKGQVESSRIGIKVNNTAEPAYLKTSVINEYPMDNKLTKISVEETENQEKTFGKSKSIIRRASIAAVESSLIDPPFQQTIPIAVKIERRPSDSETVIKRKSKTSANFASNTKEKVKVTIVKRLPVKNKTDAIVRNGKALKKKQYNNNAEGASSNTTEETSAVKATSNVAMPSTSDTLSTQLAITVAIDDASLRSAERPDDMKSEAMQPLSMTTNNSWSPTHSVNGDGVMVAALVNSLQTVEASSHTKHVETQPSNALINSEKVIKPVIEKVEKHTIVDIQSDIKATPTRCLDTQPEFNLESNLQVVNNLNLLESSDKFKNTAQLVVKNKDTDYVSSCIKKTQNPERQITPNATNQLLLSPPIDIRISDKMPELQVTPTPVKPLHVFAENKADKINNPTMNTTVNQIISKTPVDESPEITKLDDSSCTKIEEPEEDEITENQLSGGISFEIPPSASEENILSNEISITAENAIEALVAPLQLKKNRKVKKKVIIKRQHRKLSVGENTFFKDTDQPDCLPAASETLEKAIAYVTDDEDDIVGNDVNPAMPIKSCMKAREFQVGDWVMYGERFRKTQIRWKKGQISERITSISYKINIDDKEVSAHINYIKKFTGRRVNFGGKEYLEIDYEQIAEEERRAHTYSIWNMV